CGTTGACGACGACTCCTTCCGAGCGGCTCTCGACCGTCCGAAAGCCAGTCGTGGCGGTGCGTTCGCACTCGCCGAGTACGGCGTGGACGGTGTAGCGGCTCTGCGCGCCGAACCCGCGTGGCCACCACCGATCGGGGTCGCGTACAGTGAGCTGGCCGCGGACGGTCACGCGCTCGCCCGCGTCGGCAGTAACGCTCACTTGGCTCAGCGCGCTCATCCCATCCGTGCCCGCTGGCCGGAGCGAGAGTTCGATTCGGTCGCGGAGGTCGGTGCCCGCGTCGATGGTGACGATCGCGTTGACGCCCGATCCGTCGTCGGTCTCGTAGTGACGGATCGTGAGGTCGGTGATGACATTCTCGGGAGTGGATTCGACGCTCGTCCGTCTGACTCCGGGGACCGTGGCCCGGCTCGTGAGCGATCCCTCGGGGTCGGCGGCCTGGTTTTCGGGAGCGCGACACTCGACGAGGAGTTCGTTCTCGGGAGCGGGCTCGAACACCGATCGGAACGGCGTGAAGGGGGTGTCATGCGTGCCATAAAACTCGCCGTTCAGCCAGATCCGTCCGCGAGGGGAGAGTCCGTGGAGTTCGAGAAGCGCACGACCCGCCCTCTCGCGCGGATCCGCGAACGACGTCCGGTAGGCGACAGCGTGCTCGCCAGCGAATCGCGACGGACGCAACGACTCGACCGAATCCCACTCGTCGGTGGTCGGTGGCCCTTCTCCCGGATCGACGGCCGCAGCCTCCCACTCCCCGAGTTCCATGCTTCGAGACCGGCACGCTGCGTCCATAGCCCTTACGTTGGGTTCTTTCACTTTCACTCCGGAGATGGCATCGGTTGATACCTGTCGGGGACTGTCCAACAACCATGTTCGAGGAACTCGCCGCGACGTGCGAGGCGACCGAGTGCAACCGCGAGCTTCCGGATGAGCCTGCACTCGTCTTCCGAGACTCGGCGGGAGAGCGCCGCGCCTACGAGTGTCCGTGCGGCGCGGTCACCGTGACAGTCGCGAAGGCACACGCCTAACCGGCGACGGAGCCGACGGGAGCGCATGGAAGAAGTCGTCCACGCGCGCGGTCACGAACACGTCACCGCCCAGCATGCGAGCACGCTCGAACTCACGAGCGACGACTACCTCACCCCGGCTGGCGACTGCATCATCGGGATCGAGGCCGATCGCACACCCGCCGATTTCGATCGAGGTTTCGTTGCGGCCTGTCGCGACGCCGACGCAACGATCACGGCGACGTTCGAGGCGGACGATCACACCGAAACAGTCAGCGGCCGCGGACACCCGGATCTGGAATTCGCGAACGATAGGAGTCTGGTCTGTCGGACGAGCGAGTACGTCGACGATCGGACGGTGATGGTGGAGGGGGACGCGGCGGCCGCCGACCTCGATCGGGAGTTCGTGGCGGCGCTCGCCGAGGGTGCGGACCTTCGAGCGGTCTTCCGGGTCGAATAGGGTTTTGTGGCCGGCGGCCATTCCACAGCCATGAGCGACGACGGGGAACCGCCCGAGAACATCAGCGGCGGCCCTGACGGCGGCGGGCTCGAAACGGCGTTCGAGGAACGCGCAGCCGACACGCGCGCCGAGGCCGTCGTGGACCGTCTCGGGGAGCTGTACTGGCAGAAGACCTACGGCGGTCAGGATGCCTTCGAGTGTCTCGTGCGCACGATCCTAAGCCAAAACACCTCGGACAAGGCGAGCCAGCCCGCCCACGATGACCTGATGGATCGGTACGGCGACCGCGTGGACGGCGATCTCGCCGCTGCGCTCGCCAACGACGACCAGCCCACGCTCGCCGAGACCATCCAGTCAGCGGGTCTCTACAACCAGAAATCGGCGACGATGATCGCCATCGCCGAGCGGGTGGTCGACGAGTACGGGAGTGCAGCCGAGTTCGACGCGTTCGTCACCGAGAAGGACCCGGAAACGGTGCGCGATGCGCTGCTCGATTTTTCGGGTGTCGGACCCAAAACCGCCGACTGCGTGCTCCTCTTTTCGGGCGGGCGCGAGGGCGTCTTCCCGGTCGATACCCACGTCCACCGCATCTACCGCCGGCTCGGGATCGCGCCATCCGACGCCGACCACGAGGAAGTCAGGACAGTCGTGGAAGACCAGGTGCCGGCGGCAAAATGCGGGTTCGGCCACACTGCCTCGATCCAGTTCGGGCGGGAGTACTGCTCGGCGCGCAAGCCAGCGTGTCTCGACGATCCCGATGCCTGTCCGATGGCGGATCTCTGCGACCAGGTCGGCGTCTACCCCGAGACGGGCGAGGTGGTCGATCCCGCCGACGCGCCGGCGGAGTAGGGATCACCGGCGAACGGCGACAACCAGCGCGAGCGAAACGAGGACGAACGCGATCAGCGAGAGGTTTGGCACTGTCAGGCCGAGGATTTGGTACTGGACGGTTCCGCAGCTTCCGACCGAGCAGGTCGCGGAGTCGGCCGTGGCCTGAAACCACGAGTGGTAGGCGGCGACGCCGGACCCGAGGACTGACAGCGGCAGCGCGGTGCGGACGACGCCGGGGCGGTTTTCGAGCGCGGCCACGCCGAGGATCACAGTCAGAGGGTACATCAGGATGCGCTGGTACCAGCAGAGTTCGCAGGGGATCAGCCCGAGGCCGAGGCTGAAATAGAGGCTCCAGGCTGTGGCGACAACCGCGACGAGCGTGGCGGCCGCAAGCCAGAGTCGGGAACCGATAGAGCGCATCTGTTGGTCGCTCGTACATGAGGAACGTAGTGGTTGCGGTACTGGTCGGGTGTTGCCCGCGGTGGGACGCCACGCGCTCGGTTCCTGCCGAGCGCACGGGGGAGGAACGGAGCTGCCAGCGCGTGCCGCCACGAGGCGCTACGCGCCTCGGCCCGTGTGAACGGGCGGCTTCGCCGCCCGTGAACAGAGGCTACGCGCCCAGCGCGCGCAATGCGTTGCGGAGGCTGCCTGGTGTCCTGCCGAACGAAGTGAGGCAGGGCTCGGGAGAGCTTTGCTCTCCCGGTGGACATGAAAAGGGCGAGGCGCGCCGCCAAGGCGCGCCGTCGTTCCGCTTCGTCTGCTCGCGGGCCGAAGGCCCGCTCGCATGGTCCGAGGGACGCGGAGCGTCCCTCGCTACTCCACGACGAGCCTCACACTCGCTGCGCTCGCGTGAGACGCCGAGGGCTTTCGGCTTTCAGTATTGGTACCGCTGGACGTCGTCTTGAGCCTGGTCCGAGAGCCCGACATCGCCGGTCATTTCGTCGTACGTCATCCCCGAGAGATACTCGTCGTAGGTGACGTCGTAGCCGCTCCGGAGGTGGAAATCGAGCCGACCGGTCTCGACGGTGGCCTGGAAGAACTGATGGACCGCCCGGCGGAGGAGTTCGTCGGCGTCGTCGAGGTCGAGCGCACTCTGGAGGAGAGCGAGCTCGTTGCGGGTTTCGCGGTCGAGACGTAGGGTCGTCTCGTCGCCGAGATCATCGTAGCGCGATTCGATCTCTTCGGTGAGGTCGTCGAGACTCATGCGCCGGGATGAGCGTCGACTCGGGAAACCGCTTTCGGCTCCACGGCTGGCGAGGACCGCCACGCGTATCCCGAGCGCAGGACTACCGCGTTTGATGAGCGAGTCCGCGTTCTCGCCCCCCGACGATCCCGCTGCGGTCCGCCGGGCCCTCGTCGAGTGGTACGAGAACGATCATCGATCGTTTCCGTGGCGCGAGACCACCGACCCCTACGAAATCCTGGTCTCGGAGGTGATGAGCCAACAAACACAGCTCGATCGTGTGGTCGACGCGTTCGCGGATTTCGTCGAGCGATGGCCCGACACGCCAGCGCTCGCGGCTGCCGATCGGGCCGACGTAGTGAGTTTCTGGAGCGATCACAGCCTCGGGTACAACAACCGGGCGCAGTATCTCCACGAGGCCGCCGACCAAGTGGAAGGGGAGTTCGACGGGGAGTTTCCCGAGACGCCAGATGCACTTCAGGAGCTCCAGGGCGTCGGCCCGTACACCGCGAACGCGGTGGCGAGCTTCGCGTTCAACGAGGGGAACGCGGTGGTCGATACCAACGTCAAACGTGTTCTCTACCGGGCGTTCGACGTGCCGGACGACGATGCGGCGTTCGAAGAGACGGCCGACGAACTGATGCCCGCCGGCGAGTCGCGGGTCTGGA
The Halococcus saccharolyticus DSM 5350 DNA segment above includes these coding regions:
- a CDS encoding DUF371 domain-containing protein; the protein is MEEVVHARGHEHVTAQHASTLELTSDDYLTPAGDCIIGIEADRTPADFDRGFVAACRDADATITATFEADDHTETVSGRGHPDLEFANDRSLVCRTSEYVDDRTVMVEGDAAAADLDREFVAALAEGADLRAVFRVE
- a CDS encoding endonuclease III domain-containing protein, producing the protein MSDDGEPPENISGGPDGGGLETAFEERAADTRAEAVVDRLGELYWQKTYGGQDAFECLVRTILSQNTSDKASQPAHDDLMDRYGDRVDGDLAAALANDDQPTLAETIQSAGLYNQKSATMIAIAERVVDEYGSAAEFDAFVTEKDPETVRDALLDFSGVGPKTADCVLLFSGGREGVFPVDTHVHRIYRRLGIAPSDADHEEVRTVVEDQVPAAKCGFGHTASIQFGREYCSARKPACLDDPDACPMADLCDQVGVYPETGEVVDPADAPAE
- a CDS encoding disulfide bond formation protein B encodes the protein MRSIGSRLWLAAATLVAVVATAWSLYFSLGLGLIPCELCWYQRILMYPLTVILGVAALENRPGVVRTALPLSVLGSGVAAYHSWFQATADSATCSVGSCGTVQYQILGLTVPNLSLIAFVLVSLALVVAVRR
- a CDS encoding A/G-specific adenine glycosylase — protein: MSESAFSPPDDPAAVRRALVEWYENDHRSFPWRETTDPYEILVSEVMSQQTQLDRVVDAFADFVERWPDTPALAAADRADVVSFWSDHSLGYNNRAQYLHEAADQVEGEFDGEFPETPDALQELQGVGPYTANAVASFAFNEGNAVVDTNVKRVLYRAFDVPDDDAAFEETADELMPAGESRVWNNAIMELGGVACTKTPSCDGSECPWRTWCDAYATGDFSAPDVPTQSPFEGSRRQFRGRVVRVLGEYDELALDDLGPRVRVDYSPDGEHGREWLRGLVSDLADDGLVAVEDRDDDTVVRLSR